From the genome of Phlebotomus papatasi isolate M1 chromosome 2, Ppap_2.1, whole genome shotgun sequence:
TTCAAATCATGATAGAAGTTAATTTGCCAGACAATATTAAGCAGAAGATGACATTAACTTTCACACAGATTTTCCAGAAAAACATGATAGTCACTTCAGAAGCCATTTCTTTGTCTGCAGCTACTGGTTTTTGGGATCCATTTGCACAACAGATAAGTGTTTTATAAGAAGCCAAttctttcgttttatttttttaataatttcatttcctagaatgaagtaaaaaaaatttcccgCAAATATGTTCCGTAGAGGTAGATTCAGGAGCAGGGAACAGGTCAACATTAAAAACCCGTGAGAATTAAATAGCCGTTGTAAGCATCTCTATATAAAGTTCTCAGTTGATATGAATCATATTTTCGAAATGTTTCCCAACTTgactacattaaaaaaataatatttataatctgaaataatttattacttAAAAAGTTTTATTAGACGGATTTTAGATTGGagctttagcccagttcccgaaggtttcaaaattctaaataaaaatcaattttactgattttactgacttaaatgtattaaatcatttgcctttaatatccaattctaagccaaaatttctttaaaaaaaaaattgcactgaTAATAAAtaagagcagttaagccatatggctaaaccttataCAAGCTTTagacctaatgccctagacacacgacttaagccgacaggcgacttagtggaaaatgttggaaatgcactttcaccattatttctaatattattacgctaagccgtctatcggctaatcctcatgtctgtcaaggccctaaggttAGCCATTTGCCAtaacttctttaaatttttattatagttaagatttcttggaaaatttttacttagAGCTGTATATTAAAGATAAGTGTTCCTAGATCCAAAAAAAGCAATCAAAATAATTGCTACAGGGAGGTCCGCTTCCAAAGAAATTCTCGGGCCCAAAAAAAGCCAGCGAATTCGCTCCGATCACACagaaaactagtgataagcccagataagcttatggtagctgagattctttacaggtgacctcgaaatgcgtgcaactcggggtgcttgcaactcggaatgcgtgaaaattcgattgcgaGTTGAATTTcgcaatcaaaattcaaaatttgggcccgatctgacgaggtcggatttcacctaggaccacaaaagctgagtgtaaagaatctcagataaAATGCCTACTCATAGGAGGTCTTCGGActaagttacggaaacgccgtgatgtatgcaattcaaaacattttcggcgccaatttttcTGCCTATTTTCAGGGCCAACGGTTCataaaaaatgcatttcaaatttgccacgtgaaaaatatttgcatacatttagggacatttcaaaaattattttataaataagctcctaatagtaggcaatttatatcaaattctttcaatccattttcacttaagccggaactacCTGTGTTTATAATTTTGAGTCTTTcgagaactgggttaaacctgtAGTCTGAAAGCCGCATAAGGATAAAATATTTGGTGAATATATTTCCTTTTAAAAAACTATCAGCACCTGATATGCTCGCCAAAGTGAAAATTTCCAGGGAGTTAAAAGGCATTTTCCTATTTATTGTGACTCTTCGTCAAGTCCTTTATTGAGTAGTTAATTAACAAATATATTTATACTATAAATGGGTTACGTGGAGTGCAGGAGATTGTTGAAGGCAGCATATGAGGATTCAAGATCAAAAAGAAGTTGCCTCACTTGAGCCTCGGATAACTCATCGGATGCCTGCATAGCATTGAGCGTGCTGAGCCATCCGGACACCTTCACGCGTCCCTCAAAGTCCTCCGGAATGAGCGATAGCCGGGACATGGTATCCACCAGATCTCTCAATTCCGGATGTAGTTCATCCATTGCCTTGATCTCCAGCCTGAGCTTATCCATGAGCGTGATGAAGAGCGAGACAATGTCTGCGATGCATTTGCTGGTATTCCCCTTGTCGTCCTTAATTGTAATCGGACGGTCCTCCTTGATACGCTCCAGAGCAGCTGGACAGTCCAGTCGGAACTTTTTCACGAAAGCTTCTACATTGGGAAATTCAGCTCCTTGAATCTGCTTGAAGGCCACCTTGTACTGAACCAGGAATTTACTGCATGAGGCTGTGTACTCTTGCGGAGTGATACAGTCCCAAATGTATGCCTTCTCCAGGTTCTGCAGTGTATTTATCACGGCGTAAAGTTCTGCCATATTATCGTGTTTCTCACGTTCTCGAGCATTTCTGTACACCTTCACTTCCTCATACAATTCCGGTCGATTGTCCTGCATCGCGACTGTGTTCAAATTCACCTGGAATTTATGAGATTTCAGTAGAATTAGCTAATGCTCCTCCTGCCACTTAATCCTCCTCCCATAACTTACTATGTTGCTCAGAGGTTGGAAATGcagaaaatcacagaaaatttactccaaaatcaatCTTTGTTTTCAGTTTATGATTCCACTTGACAGCTGACTCATTCATGCCGAAAAGCTCAATTCGGAACTTGAGAGCTTTCCGGAAAGCTTTTTGCGCGGAATATTTGAAAATGCTACAAGTTAACGGTCGTTAGCATGAGGTTCATGGGGTTCAAGGTGATGAAGgtatttatttatattgatttttggtTCGCAATTGAAGATCCTTGATCGTTCACTTGATATTCTGAGTTAGCTCAATTGCCCACGAGGCACCTTTCGAGGTCTTCAACAATTTTCGCCAGACTTCCACGACTTCCACTCATCAAGTAGCAAAATTTGAGGGATTTCAAAGGGGTAATCATTGAGTAATAAGTGTATTGA
Proteins encoded in this window:
- the LOC129804941 gene encoding vacuolar protein sorting-associated protein 28 homolog produces the protein MQDNRPELYEEVKVYRNAREREKHDNMAELYAVINTLQNLEKAYIWDCITPQEYTASCSKFLVQYKVAFKQIQGAEFPNVEAFVKKFRLDCPAALERIKEDRPITIKDDKGNTSKCIADIVSLFITLMDKLRLEIKAMDELHPELRDLVDTMSRLSLIPEDFEGRVKVSGWLSTLNAMQASDELSEAQVRQLLFDLESSYAAFNNLLHST